In the genome of Salinispirillum sp. LH 10-3-1, one region contains:
- a CDS encoding GH1 family beta-glucosidase — translation MSFKIPANSPIRTADFLYGVATAAFQIEGDIHTDGRVDSIWDTFCREPGRVLNGDNGEPACQHYRLWEQDLDLLQDLGVDAYRLSIAWPRIMPASGEVNELGLAFYERLIDGLIDRGIKPVVTLYHWDLPQYLEEKGGWLNRETAYAFAQYAEVVVARLGEKVTHWATFNEPFCSAFLGYHIGVHAPGYQEEAWAYTAAHHLLLAHGLALPIMRRLAPGSQHGIVLNFTPAYPATDRPADIAAADRADIIDVHWFICPLLTGEYPAGYFTRYPALKPVIFPGDMALIAQKNDFMGVNFYTRHVVKDNNGDTEFVPQTSAEHTHIGWEVYPQALTDLLVKLHQTYPNLPPLYITENGMAGDDHLTADGQVHDEQRLRYYERHLNAVGDAMSQGVDMRGYFAWSLMDNFEWAFGYSQRFGLVYVDYETQERTVKQSGLAYKALINEIRGR, via the coding sequence ATGAGCTTTAAAATACCTGCCAACTCACCGATTCGCACTGCAGATTTCCTGTACGGCGTGGCGACGGCTGCCTTTCAGATTGAGGGCGACATCCACACCGACGGCCGGGTCGACAGTATTTGGGATACCTTCTGCCGTGAGCCCGGCCGGGTATTGAATGGCGACAACGGAGAACCAGCTTGCCAGCATTACCGTCTGTGGGAACAAGATCTGGACCTGCTGCAAGACCTGGGCGTTGACGCCTACCGTTTGTCCATTGCCTGGCCACGCATCATGCCCGCCAGCGGTGAAGTGAACGAACTGGGTTTAGCCTTCTACGAGCGGCTGATTGACGGCCTGATCGACCGTGGCATCAAGCCTGTGGTCACACTGTACCACTGGGATCTGCCCCAGTATCTGGAAGAAAAAGGTGGCTGGCTGAATCGTGAAACCGCCTATGCCTTCGCGCAATACGCCGAAGTTGTGGTCGCCCGTCTGGGTGAGAAAGTGACGCATTGGGCGACGTTTAACGAGCCATTCTGCAGTGCGTTCCTCGGTTACCACATTGGCGTGCACGCCCCAGGTTATCAGGAAGAGGCGTGGGCCTACACAGCGGCGCATCACCTTTTGCTGGCTCACGGTTTGGCCTTGCCCATCATGCGCCGCTTAGCGCCAGGCAGTCAGCACGGCATTGTGTTGAATTTCACTCCAGCTTATCCCGCCACCGACCGCCCGGCGGACATAGCAGCAGCGGATCGTGCCGACATCATTGATGTCCATTGGTTCATTTGTCCGCTGTTGACCGGCGAATACCCCGCGGGCTATTTCACCCGATACCCGGCGCTGAAACCGGTGATCTTTCCCGGCGATATGGCGCTGATCGCCCAGAAGAACGACTTCATGGGTGTCAATTTCTACACCCGCCATGTCGTCAAAGACAACAATGGCGACACAGAGTTCGTGCCGCAGACCAGCGCTGAGCACACCCACATTGGCTGGGAAGTCTACCCACAAGCATTGACCGACTTGCTGGTGAAACTGCACCAAACCTACCCGAACTTACCGCCGCTCTATATCACCGAGAATGGCATGGCTGGCGACGACCACCTAACCGCCGACGGCCAAGTGCACGATGAACAGCGCCTGCGCTATTACGAACGTCACTTGAATGCAGTGGGTGATGCCATGTCACAGGGCGTCGACATGCGCGGTTACTTCGCCTGGAGTCTGATGGACAACTTTGAATGGGCTTTTGGCTACAGCCAGCGCTTCGGCCTGGTGTATGTGGACTACGAAACGCAGGAACGTACCGTTAAACAAAGCGGTCTCGCTTATAAAGCACTGATCAATGAAATCAGAGGGCGCTAG
- a CDS encoding carbohydrate ABC transporter permease, whose protein sequence is MIRILENEHYQRGVYLAGKLILWFILLLGVVITVFPFIWSAMLSTHDRSTMFSSTLTLQLSDQLVNNYHQLQQIMPFWNAMFNSMKVAGLGTLFSLLFCSMIGYALAVYQFRGRNVIFTVMICSMMIPPVLTLIPYFMVIDALGLTNTHLAVWLPFTISPFGIFLIRQYVVASVPRELLEAAKLDGASEFRTYWSVVLPLLRPGLATLAIVQFVMLWNNFLHPLVILNSREMQVITQVLRSVQSIPNTPWGAVMLGTTLSILPLLVIYLLSSKQMISGLTSGAVK, encoded by the coding sequence ATGATACGCATTCTGGAAAACGAACATTATCAGCGTGGTGTGTACCTCGCGGGCAAGCTGATCCTCTGGTTTATCTTGCTGTTGGGTGTGGTCATCACGGTGTTTCCGTTCATCTGGTCGGCCATGTTGTCGACCCATGACCGCTCGACCATGTTCAGCAGCACCCTGACGCTGCAATTGAGTGATCAATTGGTCAATAACTACCACCAGCTGCAGCAGATCATGCCGTTCTGGAACGCCATGTTTAACAGCATGAAGGTGGCCGGTTTGGGCACGCTGTTTTCATTGTTATTTTGCAGCATGATCGGTTACGCCTTGGCGGTGTATCAATTCCGTGGTCGCAATGTCATCTTCACCGTGATGATTTGCTCCATGATGATCCCGCCGGTACTGACTCTGATCCCCTACTTTATGGTGATCGATGCACTGGGTCTGACCAACACCCACCTCGCGGTGTGGCTGCCGTTCACCATCAGCCCGTTTGGCATCTTTCTGATCCGGCAATACGTTGTCGCCTCGGTGCCACGTGAACTGCTGGAAGCCGCCAAGCTGGATGGCGCGAGCGAGTTTCGCACCTATTGGAGCGTCGTATTGCCGTTGTTGCGGCCCGGTTTGGCGACACTGGCCATTGTGCAGTTCGTCATGCTGTGGAACAACTTCCTGCATCCGCTGGTTATCTTGAACAGCCGCGAAATGCAGGTTATCACACAAGTATTGCGCAGTGTCCAAAGCATCCCGAACACGCCGTGGGGCGCGGTCATGCTGGGCACCACCTTATCCATTTTACCGCTGCTGGTGATCTACCTATTATCCAGTAAACAGATGATCTCTGGCTTGACGTCTGGCGCCGTCAAATAA
- a CDS encoding DUF3299 domain-containing protein — protein sequence MYKPLSLLSTLSLLVLVGCADPSSERSSGVVAGSNLQADELNFEPSADMLAPVVEAPATEKSNVRVAGEAYLEMEWDELIPAGFSFDPIIEEIDLESYNIAELDDFDPEAQRLYRDLQALLAQVPSEPALQGVKGRLPGFAVPLDFDGDKVYSFLLVPYFGACIHTPPPPANQMVYVEIEGGFVLPSLYDPVIIAGAFDVTRYEDDLGTAGYSMRADSVTLY from the coding sequence ATGTATAAGCCTTTAAGTTTACTGTCTACCCTTTCTTTGCTGGTGTTGGTTGGCTGTGCCGACCCCTCTTCCGAGCGCAGCAGTGGTGTAGTAGCGGGCAGCAACTTACAGGCCGACGAACTGAACTTTGAACCGAGCGCCGATATGTTGGCACCCGTGGTCGAAGCGCCGGCAACGGAAAAAAGTAACGTGCGAGTCGCGGGTGAAGCCTACTTAGAAATGGAATGGGATGAGCTGATTCCGGCGGGGTTTTCGTTCGATCCCATCATTGAAGAAATTGATCTGGAAAGCTACAACATCGCTGAGCTGGATGACTTTGATCCTGAAGCGCAGCGATTGTATCGTGATTTGCAGGCGCTGTTAGCACAGGTCCCATCGGAGCCCGCATTACAGGGGGTAAAGGGGCGTTTGCCGGGGTTTGCTGTGCCACTCGATTTCGATGGTGATAAGGTCTATAGCTTCTTGTTGGTGCCCTATTTCGGCGCCTGTATACACACCCCGCCACCGCCTGCGAACCAAATGGTGTATGTTGAGATTGAAGGTGGCTTTGTGCTGCCCAGTTTGTACGACCCGGTGATCATTGCTGGGGCCTTTGACGTGACCCGGTACGAAGATGACCTCGGCACGGCAGGCTACAGTATGCGCGCCGACAGCGTGACGCTCTATTAA
- a CDS encoding metal ABC transporter solute-binding protein, Zn/Mn family encodes MYAFRLFVCLLSAALLSSVALATPRVVVSIAPVHSWVSQVSGDLWQPELLLSAQQDPHNALLRPSQRSMVAEADWVIWLGPQLETGLVSLLRRVPAERQWRLTSEEVDLIHYEFRTSGTIFTQERHSSSMPDHLAQFMDHGHDHQHDDVDPHLWLHPENARRAIGYIARHLGTLDPANAGAYERNAAQAIAELIEHEARWSHQLNGVRKPYVVFHDGYQYFDRAFGLPFAGSVTLNPEQLPGLRTLNEMRSALADGAFGCLFAEAQYADRLVTTIAEGFSLPVGRLDALGISLEPGRQHYVQLLDQLVTEFTACDGAVVS; translated from the coding sequence ATGTACGCTTTTCGATTGTTCGTTTGTTTATTGAGCGCCGCCCTGCTGAGCAGCGTGGCTTTGGCGACCCCTCGCGTGGTGGTCAGTATTGCGCCGGTACACAGCTGGGTCAGCCAGGTCAGTGGCGACCTTTGGCAGCCGGAGCTGTTGCTGTCGGCACAACAGGACCCACACAATGCGTTACTGCGGCCATCGCAGCGCTCGATGGTGGCTGAGGCCGATTGGGTCATCTGGTTGGGGCCGCAACTGGAAACTGGCTTGGTCAGTTTATTACGCCGTGTGCCCGCCGAGCGACAGTGGCGATTGACCAGTGAAGAAGTCGATTTAATTCACTACGAATTTCGCACCTCAGGAACTATTTTTACCCAAGAAAGACACAGCAGTAGTATGCCAGACCATCTGGCGCAATTTATGGATCATGGGCACGACCATCAACACGACGATGTAGACCCCCACTTGTGGTTGCACCCCGAAAATGCGCGCCGGGCGATCGGTTACATCGCTCGACACCTCGGCACGTTAGACCCTGCCAACGCCGGAGCCTATGAGCGAAATGCAGCGCAGGCCATCGCTGAATTAATTGAGCATGAAGCGCGCTGGAGCCACCAGTTGAATGGCGTTCGTAAGCCTTACGTGGTGTTTCATGATGGCTACCAGTATTTTGACCGGGCGTTCGGGCTGCCCTTTGCGGGCTCGGTAACGCTGAACCCTGAACAGCTACCCGGTTTACGCACGCTCAATGAAATGCGCTCAGCATTGGCGGATGGCGCTTTCGGCTGCTTGTTTGCCGAAGCTCAGTACGCAGACCGGCTGGTCACCACCATTGCGGAAGGTTTCTCATTACCAGTGGGTCGGCTGGACGCCTTGGGCATCAGTTTGGAGCCTGGTCGGCAGCACTATGTGCAGCTTTTAGATCAGCTTGTCACGGAATTTACGGCCTGTGACGGGGCGGTGGTGTCGTAA
- a CDS encoding transcriptional repressor, protein MNTMEKVADWCNQRGERFTPSRQLVLQLLSEQPHAVTAYQLLDILQQQMPQAKPPTVYRALDFLQRMGVVHRIDSQNAYLVCDDFPHRHDAAFLVCDGCGNVSEVNPDHLQFELLRKEAADRRFVIEHTTLEVRGRCVDCQQ, encoded by the coding sequence ATGAATACGATGGAGAAGGTTGCTGACTGGTGCAACCAGCGCGGTGAGCGGTTTACGCCCAGTCGCCAGTTGGTGTTGCAGCTGCTGAGTGAGCAGCCGCATGCGGTCACGGCCTACCAATTGTTAGATATATTGCAGCAGCAAATGCCACAAGCGAAGCCGCCCACGGTGTACCGTGCGCTTGATTTTTTGCAGCGCATGGGTGTAGTGCATCGTATCGACTCACAAAATGCGTATCTGGTGTGTGATGATTTTCCACACCGCCATGACGCTGCGTTTTTGGTGTGCGACGGTTGTGGCAACGTCAGCGAAGTGAACCCCGATCATCTGCAATTTGAACTGCTGCGTAAAGAAGCAGCGGACCGGCGGTTCGTAATAGAACACACCACCTTAGAAGTCCGTGGCCGTTGTGTTGACTGTCAGCAGTAA